From Elaeis guineensis isolate ETL-2024a chromosome 16, EG11, whole genome shotgun sequence, a single genomic window includes:
- the LOC105058857 gene encoding uncharacterized protein isoform X3, with translation MFAFRAMMGSGGVSDGYEGTKRPRMIESNPYFAVSGGGASDGYDAGSKRPRTMEPNPYFSGISASSFYQPFSSSFGAGSSGIYNFPVVRLRGLPFNCDDLDVYKFFAGLDIVDCLLVNKNGRFSGEAFVVFPSPMQAEFALQRDRQNMGRRYIEVFRCKKQDYYNAIASEVNYGGSFDNEYRQSSPPARPKRSFEDKDQMEYTEVLKLRGLPYSATQADLVEFFAEFELTEDKVHIACRPDGKATGEAYVEFPSAEVAKKAMCKDKMTIGSRYVELFPSTPDEARRAKSRFRQ, from the exons ATGTTTGCTTTCAG GGCAATGATGGGAAGCGGGGGGGTTTCGGACGGGTACGAGGGAACAAAGAGGCCACGAATGATCGAATCAAATCCCTACTTCGCAGTGAGTGGCGGGGGTGCTTCAGATGGCTACGATGCTGGTTCGAAGAGGCCACGGACAATGGAGCCAAACCCTTACTTTTCAGGAATCAGTGCGAGCAGCTTCTACCagcccttcagcagcagcttcggTGCTGGAAGCAGTGGCATCTACAACTTCCCCGTGGTTCGTTTGAGGGGCCTGCCCTTCAACTGTGACGACCTTGATGTCTACAAGTTCTTTGCTGGGCTGGACATTGTGGACTGCCTTCTGGTGAACAAGAATGGGCGCTTTTCAGGTGAGGCCTTTGTTGTTTTTCCATCACCGATGCAAGCCGAGTTTGCACTCCAGAGGGACAGGCAGAACATGGGGCGCAGGTACATTGAGGTCTTTCGGTGCAAGAAACAGGACTATTACAATGCGATTGCTTCTGAGGTGAACTATGGGGGGTCTTTTGACAACGAATACCGTCAGAGCTCCCCTCCAGCCCGGCCAAAGAGATCCTTTGAAGATAAAGATCAGATGGAGTACACAGAGGTCCTCAAGCTTCGGGGGCTTCCCTACTCTGCAACCCAGGCTGACCTTGTGGAATTTTTTGCCGAGTTTGAATTGACTGAAGATAAGGTGCATATTGCATGCCGCCCAGATGGGAAGGCTACTGGTGAGGCGTACGTTGAGTTCCCATCGGCAGAAGTGGCGAAGAAGGCGATGTGCAAGGACAAGATGACAATTGGGTCAAGGTACGTGGAGCTGTTTCCATCAACCCCTGATGAGGCAAGGAGAGCCAAATCTAGATTCAGGCAATGA
- the LOC105058857 gene encoding uncharacterized protein isoform X4, with product MYGSRGIGNYFLADVRIIDENRLPCLLSVSGGGASDGYDAGSKRPRTMEPNPYFSGISASSFYQPFSSSFGAGSSGIYNFPVVRLRGLPFNCDDLDVYKFFAGLDIVDCLLVNKNGRFSGEAFVVFPSPMQAEFALQRDRQNMGRRYIEVFRCKKQDYYNAIASEVNYGGSFDNEYRQSSPPARPKRSFEDKDQMEYTEVLKLRGLPYSATQADLVEFFAEFELTEDKVHIACRPDGKATGEAYVEFPSAEVAKKAMCKDKMTIGSRYVELFPSTPDEARRAKSRFRQ from the exons ATGTACGGATCTAGGGG AATCGGCAATTATTTCCTTGCGGATGTAAGAATTATCGATGAGAATAGGTTACCATGTTTGCTTTCAG TGAGTGGCGGGGGTGCTTCAGATGGCTACGATGCTGGTTCGAAGAGGCCACGGACAATGGAGCCAAACCCTTACTTTTCAGGAATCAGTGCGAGCAGCTTCTACCagcccttcagcagcagcttcggTGCTGGAAGCAGTGGCATCTACAACTTCCCCGTGGTTCGTTTGAGGGGCCTGCCCTTCAACTGTGACGACCTTGATGTCTACAAGTTCTTTGCTGGGCTGGACATTGTGGACTGCCTTCTGGTGAACAAGAATGGGCGCTTTTCAGGTGAGGCCTTTGTTGTTTTTCCATCACCGATGCAAGCCGAGTTTGCACTCCAGAGGGACAGGCAGAACATGGGGCGCAGGTACATTGAGGTCTTTCGGTGCAAGAAACAGGACTATTACAATGCGATTGCTTCTGAGGTGAACTATGGGGGGTCTTTTGACAACGAATACCGTCAGAGCTCCCCTCCAGCCCGGCCAAAGAGATCCTTTGAAGATAAAGATCAGATGGAGTACACAGAGGTCCTCAAGCTTCGGGGGCTTCCCTACTCTGCAACCCAGGCTGACCTTGTGGAATTTTTTGCCGAGTTTGAATTGACTGAAGATAAGGTGCATATTGCATGCCGCCCAGATGGGAAGGCTACTGGTGAGGCGTACGTTGAGTTCCCATCGGCAGAAGTGGCGAAGAAGGCGATGTGCAAGGACAAGATGACAATTGGGTCAAGGTACGTGGAGCTGTTTCCATCAACCCCTGATGAGGCAAGGAGAGCCAAATCTAGATTCAGGCAATGA
- the LOC105058855 gene encoding uncharacterized protein isoform X1 has product MGKHTNQVEPQKKRKKKGRPSLLDLQRRSLRLQQQQQNPNPSVSPNPYLRFQAAIASSSSSGLRHTRRNPNPGTDGDAAPDDDDDEEDDSTGRRREKKLRLVLRLPGRSANSASGSESDGGARKRKIDAVAADEDKTERQRQNSASKATDPSQEPSDSGPTTPLPDKKLLVFILDRLQKKDTYGVFSEPVDPDELPDYHDIIEHPMDFGTIRKKLSDGAYVNLEQFEKDVFLISSNAMRYNAPDTIYYRQARSIQELAKKNFDNLRQESDDNEPEPKPKPVRRGRPPSNKTVKQSVTSPADHFGSDFSSGATLANAGDNNYFSNLANDLFRRGLVVDKSSMAALPGSAYGLHNAETHSWISGHRTERNEEFSGSGMKGPSTKYGKKNSVMDENRRNTYKQPQLSACVYEPPVLTALDGERKQLVPVGLHMEHVYARSLARFAATLGPIGWEIAAKQIQRAVPPGTRFGPGWIGESDVPHRSKPFLCTSPLSASQPKISSSPARVSTSEPSWNKLAITEGQVVINPPSQALASALPSRPTNSTDGPGPAAVVNHGSLGNGGGVIQPKNPFLLHQNPAIQPTANGFNTSMVFNLPSQSGKMIRPSRLPGSSSAETMNTNAGAFDTVSRSNSSCINLAPLNPSNADKAVVGNPSSLSNSSSHLLDSGQGSQRLWQGYLLNAKPGSVPPDLNVGFQSPGSPVSGVLVDSQQPDLALQL; this is encoded by the exons ATGGGCAAGCACACCAACCAAGTAGAGCcgcagaagaagaggaagaagaagggccGCCCGTCCCTCCTCGACCTCCAAAGGCGTAGCCTCCGACTCCAACAACAGCagcaaaaccctaaccctagcgtTAGCCCCAATCCCTACCTCCGATTCCAAGCCGCcatcgcctcctcctcctcctccggacTCCGCCACACCCGCCGGAACCCCAATCCCGGTACCGATGGCGATGCCGCCCCCGACGACGATGACGATGAGGAAGATGATTCTACCGgaaggaggagagagaagaagctcCGCCTCGTGCTCCGCCTCCCCGGCCGCAGCGCCAATTCCGCCTCCGGCTCCGAATCCGACGGTGGCGCGAGGAAGCGCAAGATCGATGCCGTCGCTGCAGATGAGGacaag ACAGAAAGGCAAAGGCAGAATTCTGCCTCGAAAGCGACGGATCCTTCTCAAG AGCCGTCAGATTCCGGGCCCACGACGCCTTTGCCGGACAAAAAGTTGTTGGTTTTCATCCTAGATAGGCTGCAGAA GAAGGATACCTATGGTGTGTTCTCGGAGCCCGTGGATCCGGACGAG CTTCCAGATTACCATGATATCATCGAGCATCCTATGGATTTTGGAACCATCCGAAAGAAGCTTTCAGATGGAGCATATGTGAATTTGGAGCAATTTGAG AAAGATGTTTTCTTAATTAGCTCTAATGCAATGCGATACAATGCACCAGATACAATTTACTATAGACAG GCACGATCCATCCAAGAGCTTGCAAAAAAGAACTTTGACAATCTTAGACAAGAAAGTGATGATAATGAGCCAGAACCAAAACCAAAGCCTGTGCGGAGAGGCAGGCCACCAAGCAATAAGACTGTCAAACAATCAGTCACCAGTCCTGCTGACCATTTTGGTTCTGATTTCTCTTCTGGTGCAACACTTGCTAATGCTGGAGATAATAATTACTTCTCAAATTTGGCAAATGATTTGTTCAGAAGAGGTTTGGTGGTGGATAAGTCCAGCATGGCAGCTTTGCCTGGAAGTGCATATGGTCTTCACAATGCTGAAACTCATAGTTGGATCAGTGGGCACAGAACAGAAAGAAATGAAGAATTCTCAG GTTCTGGGATGAAGGGGCCTTCAAcaaaatatggaaaaaaaaattctgttatGGATGAAAATCGACGCAATACATATAAGCAACCCCAACTGTCGGCCTGTGTGTATGAGCCACCAGTCTTGACTGCATTAGATGGGGAGAGGAAGCAGCTGGTGCCA GTGGGTCTTCACATGGAGCATGTATATGCACGGAGCTTGGCTCGATTTGCTGCAACCCTTGGCCCCATAGGTTGGGAAATTGCTGCCAAACAGATTCAAAGAGCAGTGCCTCCTGGTACAAGGTTTGGCCCTGGATGGATTGGCGAAAGCGATGTGCCACACCGATCTAAGCCATTCCTTTGTACATCTCCCCTTTCTGCATCCCAACCAAAGATTTCATCCTCCCCCGCAAGAGTATCAACATCTGAGCCATCCTGGAATAAATTGGCTATCACGGAAGGCCAGGTTGTCATAAATCCTCCATCACAGGCTCTGGCATCTGCTTTACCAAGCAGACCCACCAACTCCACAGATGGACCAGGTCCTGCTGCAGTAGTTAACCATGGAAGCCTGGGGAATGGTGGTGGTGTTATTCAGCCCAAGAATCCCTTCTTGCTTCATCAGAATCCAGCAATTCAACCTACTGCGAATGGTTTCAATACTTCTATGGTGTTTAATCTGCCTTCTCAGTCCGGAAAGATGATTAGACCATCCAGGCTGCCTGGGAGCTCTTCTGCAGAGACTATGAATACAAATGCTGGTGCTTTTGACACAGTTTCTAGGAGCAACAGCAGTTGCATCAACCTGGCACCTTTGAACCCATCAAATGCGGACAAAGCAGTTGTCGGTAATCCAAGTTCGTTGTCAAATTCTAGCAGTCACTTGCTGGATTCTGGTCAGGGTTCTCAAAGGCTATGGCAGGGCTATTTGTTGAATGCGAAGCCTGGTTCTGTTCCCCCTGATCTAAATGTTGGGTTCCAGTCACCAGGGTCACCAGTTTCAGGTGTTCTGGTAGATTCGCAGCAGCCTGATTTAGCATTGCAGCTGTGA
- the LOC105058857 gene encoding uncharacterized protein isoform X5, which yields MEPNPYFSGISASSFYQPFSSSFGAGSSGIYNFPVVRLRGLPFNCDDLDVYKFFAGLDIVDCLLVNKNGRFSGEAFVVFPSPMQAEFALQRDRQNMGRRYIEVFRCKKQDYYNAIASEVNYGGSFDNEYRQSSPPARPKRSFEDKDQMEYTEVLKLRGLPYSATQADLVEFFAEFELTEDKVHIACRPDGKATGEAYVEFPSAEVAKKAMCKDKMTIGSRYVELFPSTPDEARRAKSRFRQ from the coding sequence ATGGAGCCAAACCCTTACTTTTCAGGAATCAGTGCGAGCAGCTTCTACCagcccttcagcagcagcttcggTGCTGGAAGCAGTGGCATCTACAACTTCCCCGTGGTTCGTTTGAGGGGCCTGCCCTTCAACTGTGACGACCTTGATGTCTACAAGTTCTTTGCTGGGCTGGACATTGTGGACTGCCTTCTGGTGAACAAGAATGGGCGCTTTTCAGGTGAGGCCTTTGTTGTTTTTCCATCACCGATGCAAGCCGAGTTTGCACTCCAGAGGGACAGGCAGAACATGGGGCGCAGGTACATTGAGGTCTTTCGGTGCAAGAAACAGGACTATTACAATGCGATTGCTTCTGAGGTGAACTATGGGGGGTCTTTTGACAACGAATACCGTCAGAGCTCCCCTCCAGCCCGGCCAAAGAGATCCTTTGAAGATAAAGATCAGATGGAGTACACAGAGGTCCTCAAGCTTCGGGGGCTTCCCTACTCTGCAACCCAGGCTGACCTTGTGGAATTTTTTGCCGAGTTTGAATTGACTGAAGATAAGGTGCATATTGCATGCCGCCCAGATGGGAAGGCTACTGGTGAGGCGTACGTTGAGTTCCCATCGGCAGAAGTGGCGAAGAAGGCGATGTGCAAGGACAAGATGACAATTGGGTCAAGGTACGTGGAGCTGTTTCCATCAACCCCTGATGAGGCAAGGAGAGCCAAATCTAGATTCAGGCAATGA
- the LOC105058857 gene encoding uncharacterized protein isoform X2, translated as MYGSRGAMMGSGGVSDGYEGTKRPRMIESNPYFAVSGGGASDGYDAGSKRPRTMEPNPYFSGISASSFYQPFSSSFGAGSSGIYNFPVVRLRGLPFNCDDLDVYKFFAGLDIVDCLLVNKNGRFSGEAFVVFPSPMQAEFALQRDRQNMGRRYIEVFRCKKQDYYNAIASEVNYGGSFDNEYRQSSPPARPKRSFEDKDQMEYTEVLKLRGLPYSATQADLVEFFAEFELTEDKVHIACRPDGKATGEAYVEFPSAEVAKKAMCKDKMTIGSRYVELFPSTPDEARRAKSRFRQ; from the exons ATGTACGGATCTAGGGG GGCAATGATGGGAAGCGGGGGGGTTTCGGACGGGTACGAGGGAACAAAGAGGCCACGAATGATCGAATCAAATCCCTACTTCGCAGTGAGTGGCGGGGGTGCTTCAGATGGCTACGATGCTGGTTCGAAGAGGCCACGGACAATGGAGCCAAACCCTTACTTTTCAGGAATCAGTGCGAGCAGCTTCTACCagcccttcagcagcagcttcggTGCTGGAAGCAGTGGCATCTACAACTTCCCCGTGGTTCGTTTGAGGGGCCTGCCCTTCAACTGTGACGACCTTGATGTCTACAAGTTCTTTGCTGGGCTGGACATTGTGGACTGCCTTCTGGTGAACAAGAATGGGCGCTTTTCAGGTGAGGCCTTTGTTGTTTTTCCATCACCGATGCAAGCCGAGTTTGCACTCCAGAGGGACAGGCAGAACATGGGGCGCAGGTACATTGAGGTCTTTCGGTGCAAGAAACAGGACTATTACAATGCGATTGCTTCTGAGGTGAACTATGGGGGGTCTTTTGACAACGAATACCGTCAGAGCTCCCCTCCAGCCCGGCCAAAGAGATCCTTTGAAGATAAAGATCAGATGGAGTACACAGAGGTCCTCAAGCTTCGGGGGCTTCCCTACTCTGCAACCCAGGCTGACCTTGTGGAATTTTTTGCCGAGTTTGAATTGACTGAAGATAAGGTGCATATTGCATGCCGCCCAGATGGGAAGGCTACTGGTGAGGCGTACGTTGAGTTCCCATCGGCAGAAGTGGCGAAGAAGGCGATGTGCAAGGACAAGATGACAATTGGGTCAAGGTACGTGGAGCTGTTTCCATCAACCCCTGATGAGGCAAGGAGAGCCAAATCTAGATTCAGGCAATGA
- the LOC105058855 gene encoding uncharacterized protein isoform X2 has product MGKHTNQVEPQKKRKKKGRPSLLDLQRRSLRLQQQQQNPNPSVSPNPYLRFQAAIASSSSSGLRHTRRNPNPGTDGDAAPDDDDDEEDDSTGRRREKKLRLVLRLPGRSANSASGSESDGGARKRKIDAVAADEDKTERQRQNSASKATDPSQDSGPTTPLPDKKLLVFILDRLQKKDTYGVFSEPVDPDELPDYHDIIEHPMDFGTIRKKLSDGAYVNLEQFEKDVFLISSNAMRYNAPDTIYYRQARSIQELAKKNFDNLRQESDDNEPEPKPKPVRRGRPPSNKTVKQSVTSPADHFGSDFSSGATLANAGDNNYFSNLANDLFRRGLVVDKSSMAALPGSAYGLHNAETHSWISGHRTERNEEFSGSGMKGPSTKYGKKNSVMDENRRNTYKQPQLSACVYEPPVLTALDGERKQLVPVGLHMEHVYARSLARFAATLGPIGWEIAAKQIQRAVPPGTRFGPGWIGESDVPHRSKPFLCTSPLSASQPKISSSPARVSTSEPSWNKLAITEGQVVINPPSQALASALPSRPTNSTDGPGPAAVVNHGSLGNGGGVIQPKNPFLLHQNPAIQPTANGFNTSMVFNLPSQSGKMIRPSRLPGSSSAETMNTNAGAFDTVSRSNSSCINLAPLNPSNADKAVVGNPSSLSNSSSHLLDSGQGSQRLWQGYLLNAKPGSVPPDLNVGFQSPGSPVSGVLVDSQQPDLALQL; this is encoded by the exons ATGGGCAAGCACACCAACCAAGTAGAGCcgcagaagaagaggaagaagaagggccGCCCGTCCCTCCTCGACCTCCAAAGGCGTAGCCTCCGACTCCAACAACAGCagcaaaaccctaaccctagcgtTAGCCCCAATCCCTACCTCCGATTCCAAGCCGCcatcgcctcctcctcctcctccggacTCCGCCACACCCGCCGGAACCCCAATCCCGGTACCGATGGCGATGCCGCCCCCGACGACGATGACGATGAGGAAGATGATTCTACCGgaaggaggagagagaagaagctcCGCCTCGTGCTCCGCCTCCCCGGCCGCAGCGCCAATTCCGCCTCCGGCTCCGAATCCGACGGTGGCGCGAGGAAGCGCAAGATCGATGCCGTCGCTGCAGATGAGGacaag ACAGAAAGGCAAAGGCAGAATTCTGCCTCGAAAGCGACGGATCCTTCTCAAG ATTCCGGGCCCACGACGCCTTTGCCGGACAAAAAGTTGTTGGTTTTCATCCTAGATAGGCTGCAGAA GAAGGATACCTATGGTGTGTTCTCGGAGCCCGTGGATCCGGACGAG CTTCCAGATTACCATGATATCATCGAGCATCCTATGGATTTTGGAACCATCCGAAAGAAGCTTTCAGATGGAGCATATGTGAATTTGGAGCAATTTGAG AAAGATGTTTTCTTAATTAGCTCTAATGCAATGCGATACAATGCACCAGATACAATTTACTATAGACAG GCACGATCCATCCAAGAGCTTGCAAAAAAGAACTTTGACAATCTTAGACAAGAAAGTGATGATAATGAGCCAGAACCAAAACCAAAGCCTGTGCGGAGAGGCAGGCCACCAAGCAATAAGACTGTCAAACAATCAGTCACCAGTCCTGCTGACCATTTTGGTTCTGATTTCTCTTCTGGTGCAACACTTGCTAATGCTGGAGATAATAATTACTTCTCAAATTTGGCAAATGATTTGTTCAGAAGAGGTTTGGTGGTGGATAAGTCCAGCATGGCAGCTTTGCCTGGAAGTGCATATGGTCTTCACAATGCTGAAACTCATAGTTGGATCAGTGGGCACAGAACAGAAAGAAATGAAGAATTCTCAG GTTCTGGGATGAAGGGGCCTTCAAcaaaatatggaaaaaaaaattctgttatGGATGAAAATCGACGCAATACATATAAGCAACCCCAACTGTCGGCCTGTGTGTATGAGCCACCAGTCTTGACTGCATTAGATGGGGAGAGGAAGCAGCTGGTGCCA GTGGGTCTTCACATGGAGCATGTATATGCACGGAGCTTGGCTCGATTTGCTGCAACCCTTGGCCCCATAGGTTGGGAAATTGCTGCCAAACAGATTCAAAGAGCAGTGCCTCCTGGTACAAGGTTTGGCCCTGGATGGATTGGCGAAAGCGATGTGCCACACCGATCTAAGCCATTCCTTTGTACATCTCCCCTTTCTGCATCCCAACCAAAGATTTCATCCTCCCCCGCAAGAGTATCAACATCTGAGCCATCCTGGAATAAATTGGCTATCACGGAAGGCCAGGTTGTCATAAATCCTCCATCACAGGCTCTGGCATCTGCTTTACCAAGCAGACCCACCAACTCCACAGATGGACCAGGTCCTGCTGCAGTAGTTAACCATGGAAGCCTGGGGAATGGTGGTGGTGTTATTCAGCCCAAGAATCCCTTCTTGCTTCATCAGAATCCAGCAATTCAACCTACTGCGAATGGTTTCAATACTTCTATGGTGTTTAATCTGCCTTCTCAGTCCGGAAAGATGATTAGACCATCCAGGCTGCCTGGGAGCTCTTCTGCAGAGACTATGAATACAAATGCTGGTGCTTTTGACACAGTTTCTAGGAGCAACAGCAGTTGCATCAACCTGGCACCTTTGAACCCATCAAATGCGGACAAAGCAGTTGTCGGTAATCCAAGTTCGTTGTCAAATTCTAGCAGTCACTTGCTGGATTCTGGTCAGGGTTCTCAAAGGCTATGGCAGGGCTATTTGTTGAATGCGAAGCCTGGTTCTGTTCCCCCTGATCTAAATGTTGGGTTCCAGTCACCAGGGTCACCAGTTTCAGGTGTTCTGGTAGATTCGCAGCAGCCTGATTTAGCATTGCAGCTGTGA